The following nucleotide sequence is from Gloeocapsa sp. PCC 73106.
TCTGTGCGTTTTGATACTTTCACTACTTTGCCTTTTGCTTTAATGACAGTAGGGGATGTTTTACGTCTTTATGGCTTGGATGGCGATCGCCGTCTGAGCACTTTTCTGGATATGCAACTAAAACTCTACTCCCAAGTCGACGCAGCTTCTACGGCTTTACTCTATGCAGCTACAGCTTTGAGCGTTTCCCAAGCGCCTCAGGGCTTATTTCATCTCCAGGGAAGTATGCAAAGCCTGAGCGATCGCCTTGTTGAAGCTTTTAAACAAAATGGTGGTAAATTCTATTTCGGTCACCTCGTAGAAACAATAGAAACCAGATCTAAAAAAGTTACAGGAGTAACGATTCGTCAGCTCAAAACAGGTAAAATCTGGCAAACCACAGCCGATCACGTCGTAGCGAACCTAACGGTACAAAATTTAGCCCAATTAGTCCCCATTTATCGTCCTAGAGTCGCTAAGTTACCTGCAGGATCGGGAGCATTTGTAGTTTATTTGGGCGTAGATCAAGCCGCTATTCCCCCTAATTGTCCGCCTCATTTACAATTTCTCTACGACTATTCTGGACCAATTGGCGAAAATAATTCCCTGTTTGTCTCTGTAAGTCAGCCAGAAGATGGACGCGCACCTCAAGGTAAAGCTACGATCACCGCTTCTTCTTTTACCGATACTGCACTCTGGTGGGATAACACAGAGGAGGACTATTCTCAACTCAAACAACGATACACTAACGAGGCGATCGCGCGTCTGAGTAGTTACTTTCAACTCTCTCGGGACCTGAGTATACATCAAGAAGCTGCTACCCCTCGCACTTTTGCTCGCTATACAGCCAGAGATAGGGG
It contains:
- the crtD gene encoding C-3',4' desaturase CrtD, encoding MAKAKVIIIGAGIGGLTTGALLARHGYDVTIFEQAYLPGGCASTFKRRGFTFDVGATQVAGLEPGGIHAQIFAELGVEPPEAKPCDPACAVFLPGETKPVNVWRDPEKWQKERNEQFPGSEPFWQLLKYLFEVSWRFQSREPVLPPRNWWDLTELLKSVRFDTFTTLPFALMTVGDVLRLYGLDGDRRLSTFLDMQLKLYSQVDAASTALLYAATALSVSQAPQGLFHLQGSMQSLSDRLVEAFKQNGGKFYFGHLVETIETRSKKVTGVTIRQLKTGKIWQTTADHVVANLTVQNLAQLVPIYRPRVAKLPAGSGAFVVYLGVDQAAIPPNCPPHLQFLYDYSGPIGENNSLFVSVSQPEDGRAPQGKATITASSFTDTALWWDNTEEDYSQLKQRYTNEAIARLSSYFQLSRDLSIHQEAATPRTFARYTARDRGIVGGIGQRLSTFGPFGFATRTPITNLWLVGDSTHPGEGTAGVSYSATTVVKQIEATALRY